Proteins from one Oscillatoria nigro-viridis PCC 7112 genomic window:
- a CDS encoding NUDIX hydrolase yields MNQTAKSQWKTLDRFVEINSHWVKLIAEHLETTEGKTVEYWRVERADSVVILTIQAGKFLFPTPMYRPGVAEATLDFPGGRVPAEATPAAAVPAIIKRELGVTESAIARLQPINTVGWAINSSFSNQKLYGFVAQLHPTATVSPELIGAAYPATPDGIRDLLKKLTCLQCRALLLEWQNQVDFRF; encoded by the coding sequence ATGAACCAAACTGCCAAATCCCAGTGGAAAACTCTAGATCGCTTTGTAGAAATCAACTCTCATTGGGTAAAACTAATCGCCGAACATCTCGAAACAACCGAAGGAAAAACAGTAGAATATTGGCGAGTAGAAAGAGCAGATTCAGTTGTAATCTTGACAATTCAAGCTGGAAAATTTCTGTTTCCCACACCGATGTATCGCCCCGGCGTGGCAGAAGCAACCCTGGATTTTCCCGGCGGTCGCGTACCAGCCGAAGCCACGCCAGCAGCGGCTGTTCCAGCTATAATTAAGAGGGAACTAGGCGTGACAGAAAGCGCGATCGCCCGCCTCCAACCGATCAACACCGTCGGCTGGGCAATAAACAGTTCCTTCTCCAATCAAAAACTTTACGGTTTTGTTGCACAATTGCACCCGACAGCAACAGTAAGCCCCGAACTGATCGGTGCTGCATATCCTGCCACCCCAGACGGAATTCGCGACTTGCTCAAAAAATTAACTTGCCTCCAATGTCGAGCCTTATTGCTAGAATGGCAAAATCAAGTCGATTTTAGATTTTAG
- a CDS encoding ABC transporter permease: protein MMQFINRYGAEIVQRAIEHLYLVTVAIFIAIIVGIPLGILTTRKPKLKKPILGFANIMQTIPSLALFGLLIPVPVVGGIGDRTAIIALTLYSLLPIIRNTYTGIVGVDPAIAEAGRGMGMTDMQLLWQVEIPLALGVILAGVRVAAVIAIGLATIAAAIGAGGLGVFIFRGVATVNNQLLLAGAIPAALMALAADFGLGLVEARLSKSTLKTINED, encoded by the coding sequence ATGATGCAATTTATCAATCGGTATGGTGCGGAGATAGTTCAGCGCGCGATCGAACACTTATATTTAGTAACTGTTGCAATTTTTATCGCTATTATTGTGGGTATTCCCCTGGGAATTTTAACCACGAGAAAACCAAAATTGAAAAAGCCAATTTTGGGATTTGCTAATATTATGCAAACAATTCCCAGTTTAGCTTTGTTTGGCTTGCTAATCCCGGTGCCGGTAGTGGGTGGAATAGGCGATCGCACGGCAATTATCGCCCTCACTCTATATTCTTTACTGCCAATAATCCGCAATACTTATACTGGTATAGTCGGCGTCGATCCGGCGATTGCGGAAGCCGGAAGGGGCATGGGGATGACTGATATGCAACTGTTATGGCAAGTGGAAATTCCCCTGGCACTGGGCGTGATTCTGGCGGGCGTGCGAGTTGCTGCGGTAATTGCGATCGGACTCGCTACAATCGCCGCTGCAATTGGTGCGGGTGGCTTGGGGGTGTTTATTTTTCGGGGCGTTGCTACCGTCAACAATCAGTTACTTTTAGCTGGGGCAATTCCGGCCGCTTTAATGGCATTAGCTGCGGATTTTGGGCTGGGTTTGGTAGAAGCGCGCCTCTCGAAAAGTACATTAAAAACTATTAACGAGGACTAA
- a CDS encoding ATP-binding cassette domain-containing protein codes for MPLNNEVAVECLDVTYRLNRRHLVDKLNFKVLQGEVLVLLGRSGSGKTTTMKLINNLLTPSSGEVLVMGKLTTQWNPIQLRRKIGYVIQEIGLFPHFTVEQNVGLVPKLEGWEGDRIQSRVRTLLELVNLDPQHFAKRYPHQLSGGQRQRVGVARALAADPPILLMDEPFGALDPITRLELQREFGQLQQQLGKTVIFVTHGIQEAFLLASRIGLMQDGRLVELATPHDFLKSQHPEAGAFLECLQLPGTG; via the coding sequence ATGCCTCTCAATAATGAAGTTGCTGTCGAATGCCTCGACGTTACATATCGCCTCAACCGCAGGCATTTAGTAGACAAACTCAATTTCAAAGTGCTGCAAGGAGAAGTTTTAGTATTGCTGGGACGCAGCGGCAGCGGCAAAACTACTACCATGAAATTGATTAACAATTTACTAACGCCAAGCAGCGGCGAAGTTCTTGTCATGGGAAAACTGACAACTCAGTGGAACCCAATTCAACTGCGCCGAAAAATTGGTTATGTGATTCAAGAAATTGGTTTATTTCCCCATTTTACTGTCGAGCAAAACGTCGGTTTAGTGCCAAAATTAGAAGGTTGGGAGGGCGATCGTATTCAATCTCGCGTCCGCACACTGTTAGAATTAGTCAACCTCGACCCCCAGCACTTCGCCAAACGCTATCCCCATCAGTTATCCGGCGGACAGCGGCAGCGGGTAGGCGTCGCTAGAGCACTGGCGGCTGACCCTCCGATATTGTTAATGGACGAACCGTTTGGTGCTTTAGACCCGATTACTCGTCTGGAATTGCAGCGGGAGTTCGGTCAATTGCAGCAGCAACTCGGCAAAACTGTGATTTTTGTGACTCACGGGATTCAAGAAGCTTTTTTGTTAGCTTCTAGAATTGGTTTGATGCAAGACGGACGGTTGGTTGAATTGGCAACACCTCATGATTTTCTCAAATCTCAGCATCCAGAAGCTGGGGCTTTTCTCGAATGTTTGCAATTACCCGGAACGGGGTAA